The following coding sequences are from one Selenomonas sputigena ATCC 35185 window:
- a CDS encoding 3'-5' exonuclease, with product MHGAAVPQKVFCEVIAMMNYIAIDFETATGSMNSACSVATVEVRDGQLKEGWTTLIQPPGLRFDSFNIGIHGISPKDVTDAPTFAEVWEELKERLAGKIVVAHNASFDMGVLKASLLANRLQAPYFRTCCTVRIARKVWPALDDHKLNTVGAHLNINFRHHRALDDARTCAAILLFAGMETGTDDIEELAQKIGVRIGHFGV from the coding sequence GTGCATGGCGCGGCAGTGCCGCAGAAAGTGTTTTGCGAGGTGATCGCCATGATGAACTATATCGCGATTGATTTTGAAACGGCGACGGGCAGCATGAACTCCGCCTGCAGCGTGGCTACCGTAGAGGTGCGGGACGGACAGCTAAAGGAAGGGTGGACGACGCTCATTCAGCCGCCCGGACTTCGCTTCGACAGCTTCAACATCGGCATCCACGGCATAAGCCCCAAAGATGTGACAGATGCGCCGACCTTCGCCGAGGTCTGGGAAGAGCTGAAGGAGCGCCTTGCCGGCAAGATCGTCGTCGCGCACAATGCGTCCTTCGACATGGGCGTGCTCAAGGCGTCGCTCCTTGCCAATCGCCTGCAGGCGCCGTATTTTCGCACATGCTGCACCGTGCGCATCGCACGCAAGGTCTGGCCTGCTCTTGACGATCACAAGCTCAACACCGTAGGCGCGCATCTCAATATCAATTTTCGCCACCACCGCGCCCTGGACGATGCCAGAACGTGCGCCGCCATCCTGCTTTTCGCAGGCATGGAAACGGGCACCGACGATATAGAAGAGCTTGCGCAGAAAATCGGCGTAAGGATCGGGCATTTCGGCGTGTGA
- the rpsO gene encoding 30S ribosomal protein S15, producing the protein MLTQEAKQKIIEENAVHEGDTGSPEVQIALLTARIVYLTEHLKEHKKDHHSRRGLLKMVGHRRRLLSYLYNSDIERYRAIIAKLNLRK; encoded by the coding sequence ATGCTGACACAGGAAGCAAAGCAGAAGATCATCGAGGAAAATGCCGTACACGAAGGCGACACGGGTTCGCCCGAGGTGCAGATCGCGCTCTTGACGGCGCGTATCGTCTACCTCACGGAGCATCTGAAAGAGCACAAGAAGGATCACCATTCGAGACGCGGCCTTTTGAAGATGGTCGGTCATCGCAGGAGGCTTCTGAGCTACCTCTACAACAGTGACATCGAGCGCTATCGCGCGATTATCGCAAAACTGAACTTGAGGAAGTAA
- a CDS encoding polyribonucleotide nucleotidyltransferase translates to MQSFEMQVGGRPLIIEQGKMAKQANGSVLVRYGDTAVLVAATASAEPREGIDFFPLTVDFEEKMYAAGKIPGGFIKREGRPSESAILCSRLIDRPIRPLFPEGFRNDVQIIATVLCVDQDNAPEIAGMIGASCALCVSDIPFAGPIAGVKVGRVDGELVINPTEAQRAVSDLNLTVAGSHDAVMMVEAGANELPEEVILEAILFGHKEIQRIVEFQQEIAAACGKEKREVKLFLAPEELDRAIRDYASSRLDEAVRNPDKLDRDEHIAAIGAEVLEHFLADYPENAKEIAAVTHKIVKESVRRMITHEKIRPDGRALDEVRPVSCEVGLLPRTHGSGLFTRGQTQVLTITTLGSVGDEQIIDGLGPEQSKHYIHQYNFPGYSVGEARPARGPGRREIGHGALAERALLPMIPSLDEFPYTIRLVSEVLESNGSSSMGSVCGSTLSLMNAGVPIKRPVSGVAMGLVKDGDHYTILTDIQGMEDALGDMDFKVAGTEKGVTAIQMDIKIAGITRDILLSALSQAKRGRAFILEKMLAVIDKPAADLSPYAPRVTVMKIHVDKIREVIGSGGKTIKKIIDETGAQIDIQEDGTIFIAAADGEGAKKAQQIIEDIVRDVEVGAVYKGRVTRIMNFGAFVEILPGKEGLCHISQLARHRVAQVEDVVHEGDELEVKVVEIDKQGRVNLSHKVLL, encoded by the coding sequence ATGCAGAGTTTTGAAATGCAGGTTGGAGGCCGTCCGCTGATCATCGAGCAGGGAAAGATGGCGAAGCAGGCGAACGGCTCCGTTCTTGTCCGTTACGGCGATACGGCAGTTCTCGTCGCGGCGACTGCGTCGGCAGAGCCGCGCGAGGGCATCGACTTCTTTCCGCTGACGGTTGACTTCGAAGAAAAGATGTACGCTGCCGGCAAGATTCCGGGCGGCTTCATCAAGCGCGAAGGCCGCCCGAGCGAATCGGCGATTCTTTGCAGCCGTCTCATCGACCGTCCGATCCGCCCGCTGTTTCCCGAGGGTTTCCGCAACGATGTGCAGATCATCGCGACGGTGCTCTGCGTCGACCAGGACAATGCTCCCGAGATCGCAGGCATGATCGGCGCTTCGTGCGCTCTTTGCGTCTCGGACATCCCGTTTGCCGGACCGATCGCAGGCGTCAAGGTCGGCCGCGTCGACGGCGAACTCGTCATCAATCCGACGGAGGCGCAGCGTGCAGTTTCCGACTTGAATCTGACGGTTGCCGGCTCGCACGACGCCGTCATGATGGTCGAGGCGGGAGCGAACGAGCTTCCCGAGGAAGTCATCCTCGAAGCAATCCTCTTCGGGCACAAGGAGATTCAGCGCATCGTCGAGTTCCAGCAGGAGATCGCCGCTGCCTGCGGCAAGGAGAAGCGCGAAGTCAAGCTCTTCCTCGCGCCGGAAGAACTCGATCGGGCGATTCGCGACTACGCTTCTTCGCGTCTCGACGAAGCTGTGCGCAATCCCGACAAGCTCGACCGCGACGAGCATATCGCCGCCATCGGCGCGGAGGTTCTGGAGCATTTCCTTGCGGACTATCCCGAGAACGCCAAGGAGATCGCCGCCGTCACGCACAAGATCGTCAAGGAGAGCGTGCGCCGCATGATCACGCACGAGAAGATCCGTCCCGACGGGCGTGCGCTCGATGAGGTGCGCCCCGTGAGCTGCGAGGTCGGCCTTTTGCCGCGCACGCACGGCTCGGGGCTTTTCACGCGCGGGCAGACGCAGGTACTCACGATCACGACGCTCGGCTCTGTCGGCGACGAGCAGATCATCGACGGTCTTGGTCCCGAGCAGTCGAAGCACTACATTCATCAGTACAACTTCCCCGGCTACAGCGTCGGCGAGGCGCGTCCCGCACGCGGTCCCGGCAGGCGCGAGATCGGTCACGGCGCTCTGGCGGAGCGTGCGCTCCTGCCCATGATTCCCTCGCTCGATGAGTTCCCCTATACGATCCGCCTCGTGTCGGAGGTCTTGGAGTCGAACGGCTCAAGCTCCATGGGCAGCGTCTGCGGCAGCACGCTCTCTCTGATGAACGCGGGCGTTCCGATCAAGCGTCCCGTGTCGGGCGTCGCCATGGGACTCGTCAAGGACGGCGACCACTATACGATCCTGACGGACATCCAGGGCATGGAGGACGCGCTCGGTGATATGGACTTCAAGGTCGCGGGCACGGAGAAGGGCGTGACGGCGATCCAGATGGACATCAAGATTGCCGGCATCACGCGCGACATTCTCCTTTCGGCGCTCTCGCAGGCGAAGCGCGGCCGCGCCTTCATCTTAGAGAAGATGCTCGCCGTCATCGACAAGCCGGCGGCCGATCTCTCGCCCTATGCGCCGCGCGTCACGGTCATGAAGATCCATGTCGACAAGATCCGCGAGGTCATCGGCTCGGGCGGCAAGACGATCAAGAAGATCATTGATGAGACGGGTGCGCAGATCGACATCCAGGAGGACGGCACGATCTTCATCGCGGCGGCGGACGGCGAGGGCGCAAAGAAGGCGCAGCAGATCATCGAGGACATCGTGCGCGATGTGGAAGTTGGCGCTGTCTACAAGGGCAGGGTCACGCGCATCATGAACTTCGGCGCTTTCGTTGAAATCCTGCCGGGCAAGGAGGGGCTTTGCCACATCTCCCAGCTCGCACGCCATCGCGTCGCTCAGGTCGAGGACGTAGTGCATGAAGGCGATGAGCTTGAAGTCAAGGTCGTCGAGATCGACAAGCAGGGACGTGTGAACCTCTCGCACAAGGTTCTTCTCTGA
- a CDS encoding pyridoxamine kinase, which translates to MERQKRVLAIHDISGVGKCSLTVALPIISAAGVECSVLPTAVLSTHTGGFTGFTYRDLTEDISPMVAHWQSLRLKIDGIYTGFLGSFEQIKLVGDAFSALAEKDTLLVVDPVMADGGKLYSIFDETFPPAMKGLCSKADIILPNMTEAAFMLGEDYAEGPYTREYVEGLLRRLAKAIPVKHIVLTGVYFDDKELGAAVYDAAADNVCYVLGKNIPGSYHGTGDVFGSAFVGAAVGGKPIAEAARIAVDYTVECIAWTKEAGTDIRYGVNFERYLGDYSRKLGL; encoded by the coding sequence ATGGAAAGACAGAAGAGAGTCTTGGCGATTCATGATATTTCGGGCGTGGGGAAGTGCTCGCTGACGGTGGCTTTGCCGATCATATCGGCGGCGGGCGTCGAGTGCTCGGTGCTGCCGACGGCGGTCTTGTCGACGCATACGGGCGGCTTCACGGGCTTCACCTATCGTGACCTGACCGAGGACATCTCGCCGATGGTCGCGCATTGGCAGTCGCTTCGCCTGAAAATCGACGGCATCTACACGGGCTTTCTCGGCTCTTTCGAGCAGATCAAGCTTGTCGGCGATGCTTTCTCCGCCTTGGCGGAAAAGGATACGCTGCTCGTCGTCGACCCTGTGATGGCGGACGGCGGCAAGCTTTATTCCATTTTCGACGAGACATTCCCGCCGGCGATGAAGGGGCTTTGCTCCAAGGCGGACATCATTCTGCCCAACATGACGGAGGCGGCGTTCATGCTCGGCGAGGACTATGCGGAGGGTCCCTACACGCGCGAGTATGTGGAAGGTTTGCTGCGCCGCCTGGCGAAGGCGATTCCCGTCAAGCATATCGTGCTGACGGGCGTCTATTTTGACGACAAGGAACTTGGCGCGGCGGTTTATGATGCGGCGGCGGACAATGTTTGCTATGTCCTCGGCAAGAACATTCCGGGCAGTTACCACGGCACGGGCGATGTGTTCGGCAGCGCCTTCGTCGGCGCGGCGGTCGGCGGCAAGCCGATCGCGGAGGCCGCACGCATCGCCGTCGACTATACGGTGGAGTGCATAGCCTGGACGAAGGAGGCGGGTACGGACATCCGCTACGGCGTCAACTTCGAGCGTTACCTCGGAGACTACAGCAGGAAACTCGGTCTTTGA
- a CDS encoding helix-turn-helix domain-containing protein yields the protein MIGDLLRRERERQNLSIKDIEKATSIRALYIDAIEKGEYKTLPGEVYAKGFVRNYANYLKLNANEIVNAFNEEMHPQEELQDAAGSSSAEEARQEQSAERNREEYRGPKITSLESYPMEKSSHGVRNALMVAAAVFVVAFAALIAFGGDEEPSAPAPRAKMQTQQGQKQTEAAPKPAADSVEVKLSFTDRCWTEVVVDGKTEFEGTAEKGKVLTLKGKDKVHITAGNAGALNYSLNGKDMGAIGQKGEVVEKTFTKENAAK from the coding sequence ATGATAGGCGATCTTCTGCGCAGGGAACGCGAGAGGCAGAATTTATCGATCAAGGATATTGAAAAGGCTACGAGCATACGCGCTTTATATATAGATGCAATCGAGAAAGGCGAATACAAGACATTGCCCGGCGAGGTCTATGCGAAGGGATTTGTCCGCAATTATGCAAACTATTTGAAGCTTAATGCCAACGAGATCGTAAACGCTTTCAATGAAGAGATGCACCCGCAGGAAGAGCTGCAGGACGCGGCGGGATCTTCTTCTGCGGAAGAAGCAAGGCAGGAGCAGTCGGCAGAAAGGAACAGGGAAGAATACCGAGGGCCGAAGATCACCTCGCTTGAAAGTTATCCGATGGAGAAGAGTTCCCATGGCGTTCGCAACGCCCTGATGGTGGCGGCGGCCGTCTTCGTCGTCGCTTTCGCGGCGCTCATCGCCTTCGGCGGGGACGAAGAGCCGAGCGCTCCCGCGCCGCGTGCAAAGATGCAGACGCAGCAGGGGCAGAAGCAGACGGAGGCCGCGCCGAAGCCGGCAGCCGATAGTGTAGAGGTGAAGCTCAGTTTCACCGATCGCTGCTGGACGGAAGTCGTCGTTGACGGCAAGACGGAGTTCGAGGGGACGGCTGAAAAGGGCAAGGTCTTGACGCTCAAGGGCAAGGACAAGGTGCACATCACGGCGGGCAATGCCGGAGCGCTCAACTATTCCCTGAACGGCAAGGACATGGGCGCGATCGGGCAGAAGGGCGAAGTGGTGGAGAAGACCTTTACCAAAGAGAATGCGGCGAAGTGA